CCCGCCGATTGCCACGGCCGTTCCCACGCCGGCGATATTGCCCGTGCCGATGGTGGCTGAAAGCGCTGCTGTCAGGGCCTGGAAATGACTGATTTCTCCCTTGTCCTTTGGATCGTCATATTTGCCGGAGATCAGTTTCCAGGCATAGCCGAACTTGCGCAGCTGAATCAGCGGAACAACGATTGTCAGCAAAATTCCTGTGCCGACCAGAAGAACGATTGTTACAGGTCCCCAGACAAAACTGCTGATCATCCCAAGAATTTCTTCCATTCATACCCCCTTTTCATTTTGAGTCGGGTTCATGTTGGCGTGCGTTACGGCTCACAAAGGGTTGTTTCTTGCGGCGCTGCAGATTTTGGACGGGAAAAACGGCTGGCCGGGATTCTGCTGCTGCCGGTTGTCGTTCCGGTAAAAAATTGAAGATAATTTATAAAAAAAACAGAATGCTAACAGCTGGGACCAGTTGTTTTCAAAAGGATAGAAATATTTTGCTACTTCAAAAAACTATAGCCTCAAATCACCCGGATGTAAAGATATTTGATTTTTTTGTTTTTACAACCAGAACTCCGGGTAACGGCGGCGGGGGGCGAGATTGTTGACCAGGAGGGCGACTGCCAGCATCACAACAGCTCCGAGGCCGGCGGGAAGCAGCACGTACCAGAAGCCCAGGGCATGGATTTTGCTGCTCCCGATCACCGCGATCAGGGCAGTGGCCCCGCCGGGGGGATGCAGGGTTTTGGTGGCATGCATGGCAAGTATGGCCGTGGCAACCGCAACAGCTGCAGCCAGGGGCATGCTGGCCCCAAGCAGTTTGAATGCCGCCACCCCGATCACAGCGGAAATCATGTGCCCGCCCATGAGGTTTCTGGGCTGGGCCAGGGGGCTTCGGATGGCGCCGTAGATCAGCACCGCAGACGCGCCAAAGGAGCCGATGATCATCACCAGATCCGATTCTGCCAGTATTTTGTGGTGAACCAGGGCGACTGCCGCAATGCCCAGAAATGATCCCGCCCATGACCAGAGCATTTCCGAAAAGCTGACTCTGGGGGGACTTGTGGTAACACCTTTCATTTTTTTGAAATACTGCATGATTTTTCCTTTAACAAACCTTTGCAAAAAATGATTTCACCATATCGGCACGGCTGACAATGCCTGCAATTTTTCCGTCCGGGCCTGCCACCGGCACCCGGTTGATTTGTTTTTCGACAAACAATTGAGAAATCTCCGACAGGGGCCGTTCCGGTTCCACGGTCACCGCCGGGACGGACATGATGTCGGCCGCGGTTTTGCCCCGGATGGGAAGCGCCACGCATCCCTTGTTTTTCAGGCACTGGCTGATAACACCCATAAATGAGCCCGAGGGCTCAGCTCCCATTTTTTCGAGAAAATCCTTTTCCGAAATCACGCCCAGGACTTCATTTTTTTCATTTACAACCGGAATGCCCGAAATGTTGCCCGCAGCCATGCGCTCTGCGGTTTCCAGCAGGGAGGTCTCCGGATGGACGCAGATCACCTGCCGGGTCATGACGTCTTTGGCGCGCATGGACCGGGCGATCCGGTCCACTGCATGATTGTACGCGACACGGTAAATCTCCATGAAGTCCGCGGGCGTGATATCGATATATCCCTGCATTTCCTTCATGGCAGCGATAATGTCCTCGTTTTCAAGATCCACGGGCGAGGTGCCCGTATCTTTATTGAACTGCATCACATGCCTCCAGTGTAAATCTGTTCCAATCGATGAAAAAGTTCATGAGATTTTTTCTTTTTGCCCGGACGATTGCTTTGTTGCGGCTGCCGAAATCAGATACGTTGTGAGTGCAGCCGCGTGGTTGTATTTTGTGTCCCGGGCTGCAAACAGCAGTGTGAGCCGCTGTTTTTCAGCTAGATCCAGAAGCTGCCCAATCACCCCGGGTTTTTCATCAAGCTCGGCAAAATAGCGCCTCTGGAATTCTTCCCACCTGTCCCGGTCGTGTCCGAACCATTTCCGAAGTCCGGTGCTCGGGGCTGCATCCTTTAACCACAGATCCGCCCCGAGTTGTTTTTTGGATATCCCTCTCGGCCATACCCGGTCTACAAGGACGCGGAAGCCGTCTTCTGTTTGAGCCTCGCTGTAGACCCTTTTGATCTCTATGTCCGGTTTGATTTTCATCTCCTGATGCAGCTGTTCTCCCATCCCGTGAGCCGGTCCTGTCTGAATCGTCTTGTGCAGTTTCGTGCACGTAGATCATTTACCTATGCAGCCGCCTGTTTTCTCACCGCATCCAGCTTTTTTCCCGTCTTGCGTGGATTTTCAAAAAAGGAAAATCACAGGGTGCACAAAAAACAGAGTGTATTTGCTCTGTCGCATCAAAAAATACTGTCCGCATTGACTTGGGTCAAAAATAAGTTGGAGAGGTGGAAAATTCGCTTAAAAAATTCGGACAAATGTTCCAAACATAAGTTCGAATCAACTCCGGAACATGCGCTGCAGTTCAAAAAGGGAAAACAGGGATGTGGAATGTTTCTGTTTTCATAATATCAGCGCCTTCGCCTGTAGGCGATGTTTAGCTTGTCCATGCGCTG
The nucleotide sequence above comes from Desulfosalsimonas propionicica. Encoded proteins:
- a CDS encoding HPP family protein — encoded protein: MQYFKKMKGVTTSPPRVSFSEMLWSWAGSFLGIAAVALVHHKILAESDLVMIIGSFGASAVLIYGAIRSPLAQPRNLMGGHMISAVIGVAAFKLLGASMPLAAAVAVATAILAMHATKTLHPPGGATALIAVIGSSKIHALGFWYVLLPAGLGAVVMLAVALLVNNLAPRRRYPEFWL
- a CDS encoding CBS domain-containing protein, whose protein sequence is MQFNKDTGTSPVDLENEDIIAAMKEMQGYIDITPADFMEIYRVAYNHAVDRIARSMRAKDVMTRQVICVHPETSLLETAERMAAGNISGIPVVNEKNEVLGVISEKDFLEKMGAEPSGSFMGVISQCLKNKGCVALPIRGKTAADIMSVPAVTVEPERPLSEISQLFVEKQINRVPVAGPDGKIAGIVSRADMVKSFFAKVC
- a CDS encoding DUF488 domain-containing protein — encoded protein: MGEQLHQEMKIKPDIEIKRVYSEAQTEDGFRVLVDRVWPRGISKKQLGADLWLKDAAPSTGLRKWFGHDRDRWEEFQRRYFAELDEKPGVIGQLLDLAEKQRLTLLFAARDTKYNHAAALTTYLISAAATKQSSGQKEKIS